The following are encoded together in the Daucus carota subsp. sativus chromosome 5, DH1 v3.0, whole genome shotgun sequence genome:
- the LOC108220046 gene encoding geranylgeranyl diphosphate reductase, chloroplastic, with product MAASAQSYLLHSLPFKHTHTKPRTRFITHASYSISGRKLRAAVIGGGPAGSSAAESLASGGVETFLFERSPSGAKPCGGAIPLCMLDEFDIPIELVDRKVTHMKIISPSNLTVDFGKTLKPHEFISMLRREVLDSYLRTRAESKGATVVKALVTNLEVPKASNEPYVVNYIAENERKSLAVDVVIGADGANSKVAKCIDAGDYACAIAFQERIRLPDHKMKYYENLAEMYVGSDVSPDFYGWVFPKCDHVAVGTGTVCSKQNIKLFQHGIRSRVTPKIQGGEVIKVEAHPIPEHPRPIRVRGRVALVGDAAGYVTKCSGEGIYFAAKSGRMCGEGIVRASEGGSRMIGEADLKREYLKEWDAKYIMTFRFLDLLQKVFYGSNAAREALVELCGDEYVQRMTFESYLYKTLANGNRWEDVKMLSNTIGSLIRCKIVGTQMQGLDLAKLASTF from the coding sequence ATGGCAGCCTCTGCTCAGTCCTACTTGCTCCACTCCCTGCCTTTCAAACACACTCACACCAAACCAAGAACCCGATTCATCACACATGCATCCTACAGCATCTCCGGCAGGAAGCTACGCGCTGCTGTAATCGGTGGTGGCCCTGCCGGTTCATCTGCTGCTGAGTCTCTTGCCAGCGGCGGTGTAGAGACTTTCTTGTTTGAAAGAAGCCCGTCTGGCGCCAAGCCATGCGGCGGCGCCATTCCTCTTTGCATGCTCGACGAGTTCGATATCCCTATCGAACTCGTTGACCGCAAAGTTACTCACATGAAGATCATCTCACCGAGTAACCTCACGGTTGATTTTGGGAAGACACTTAAGCCCCATGAGTTCATTTCTATGCTTAGACGCGAGGTTCTTGACTCGTATCTTAGGACACGCGCTGAATCTAAGGGAGCCACGGTTGTGAAAGCGCTTGTGACGAATCTTGAGGTTCCGAAAGCATCAAATGAGCCGTATGTTGTTAATTACATTGCGGAGAATGAGCGTAAGTCGCTGGCGGTGGATGTTGTGATTGGTGCTGATGGTGCTAATAGTAAGGTTGCGAAATGTATTGATGCAGGGGATTATGCCTGTGCTATCGCGTTCCAGGAGCGGATCAGGCTGCCTGATCATAAAATGAAGTATTATGAGAATCTCGCGGAAATGTACGTGGGGAGTGACGTTTCCCCTGATTTTTACGGTTGGGTGTTTCCTAAGTGTGACCATGTTGCAGTCGGAACAGGGACTGTTTGTTCGAAACAGAACATAAAATTgtttcaacatggtatcagaagCAGGGTGACCCCGAAGATTCAGGGGGGTGAGGTGATCAAAGTGGAAGCTCATCCCATACCCGAGCACCCGAGGCCAATCAGGGTCCGAGGCCGGGTAGCATTGGTGGGAGACGCAGCAGGGTACGTGACGAAATGCTCTGGAGAAGGGATCTATTTTGCAGCGAAAAGTGGGAGAATGTGCGGAGAAGGCATCGTGAGAGCGTCCGAAGGAGGGTCAAGAATGATAGGCGAAGCGGATTTGAAGAGGGAGTACTTGAAGGAATGGGACGCGAAGTATATAATGACATTCCGGTTTCTGGATTTGCTGCAGAAGGTGTTTTACGGAAGCAATGCAGCGAGGGAAGCCTTGGTGGAACTGTGTGGAGATGAGTATGTGCAGAGGATGACATTTGAGAGCTATTTGTACAAGACATTAGCAAATGGGAATAGATGGGAGGATGTGAAGATGCTTAGCAATACAATTGGGAGTTTGATTAGGTGTAAGATTGTAGGAACTCAAATGCAAGGTCTTGATCTTGCTAAGTTAGCTTCAACTTTCTGA
- the LOC108222767 gene encoding cellulose synthase A catalytic subunit 7 [UDP-forming], which produces MEASAGLVAGSHNRNELVVIHGHEEPKALKDLNGQDCEICGDEIGVTVDGDLFVACNECGFPVCRTCYEYERREGTQVCPQCKTRYKRLKGSPRVEGDEDEEDVDDIEHEFNIENELNRNKNIAEALLHGKMSYGRGLEDDDDNINAQYPPVIAGRSRQVSGEFPISSQAYGDQGLPSTLHKRVHPYDPVSEPGSARWDEKKENGGWKDRMDDWKMQQQGNLGPHEADDLGDTDIAMLDEARQPLSRKVPIASSKINPYRMVIVTRLVVLAVFLRYRILNPVNDAFGLWLTSVICEIWFAVSWILDQFPKWFPIDRETYLDRLSLRYEREGEPNLLCPVDIFVSTVDPLKEPPLVTANTVLSILAMDYPVNKISCYISDDGASMLTFEALSETAEFARKWVPFCKKFSIEPRAPEMYFSLKIDYLKDKVQPTFVKERRAMKREYEEFKIRINAQVAKALKAPAEGWIMKDGTPWPGNNTKDHPGMIQVFLGQSGGPDAEGNELPRLVYVSREKRPGFQHHKKAGAMNALVRVSAVLTNAPFMLNLDCDHYLNNSKAVREAMCFLMDPQIGRKVCYVQFPQRFDGIDRSDRYANRNTVFFDINMKGLDGIQGPVYVGTGCVFRRQALYGYAPPKGPKRPKMVSCDCCPCFGRRRKLEKYSKDGVNGDSIQGFNDDKELLMSEMNFEKKFGKSAIFVTSTLMVEGGVPPSSSPAALLKEAIHVISCGYEDKTEWGLELGWIYGSITEDILTGFKMHCRGWRSIYCMPKRPAFKGSAPINLSDRLNQVLRWALGSVEIFFSRHSPLWYGHKGGKLKWLERFAYVNTTVYPFTSIPLLAYCTLPAICLLTGKFIMPEISTFASLFFIALFLSIFTTGILELRWSGVSIEEWWRNEQFWVIGGVSAHLFAVVQGLLKILAGIDTNFTVTSKASDDEDFGELYAFKWTTLLIPPTTLLVINLVGVVAGISDAINNGSQSWGPLFGKLFFAFWVIVHLYPFLKGLMGKQNRTPTIVIIWSVLLASIFSLLWVRIDPFVLKTKGPDVKQCGINC; this is translated from the exons ATGGAAGCCAGTGCTGGACTCGTTGCAGGGTCTCATAACCGCAATGAGCTTGTTGTCATTCATGGTCATGAAGAG CCTAAGGCTTTGAAGGATCTGAATGGTCAAGATTGTGAGATATGTGGAGATGAGATTGGAGTGACGGTGGATGGGGACTTGTTTGTGGCGTGCAATGAGTGTGGTTTTCCGGTTTGTAGGACTTGCTATGAGTATGAGAGGCGTGAAGGGACTCAGGTGTGTCCTCAGTGTAAGACGAGGTACAAGCGTCTTAAAGGGAGCCCCCGGGTTGAGGGAGATGAGGATGAGGAAGATGTGGATGACATTGAGCATGAGTTCAACATCGAAAATGAACTGAATAGGAACAAGAATATTGCAGAAGCTTTGCTTCATGGAAAGATGAGTTATGGAAGAGGACtcgaagatgatgatgataatatcAATGCTCAGTACCCTCCAGTCATAGCTGGCCGATCACGCCAG GTGAGTGGTGAGTTTCCGATATCAAGCCAGGCATATGGAGATCAGGGTTTACCTTCTACACTACATAAACGAGTGCATCCATATGATCCAGTTTCGGAGCCAG GAAGTGCACGGTGGGATGAGAAGAAAGAGAATGGAGGGTGGAAAGACAGAATGGATGATTGGAAAATGCAGCAGCAAGGCAATCTTGGGCCACATGAAGCTGATGACTTGGGTGACACTGACATTGCCAT GTTGGATGAAGCCAGGCAGCCACTCTCAAGGAAAGTTCCGATTGCATCCAGCAAGATCAACCCTTACAGGATGGTGATAGTGACCCGGCTTGTTGTTCTAGCTGTGTTCCTCCGTTATAGAATCCTTAATCCAGTGAATGATGCATTCGGACTCTGGCTGACATCAGTCATCTGTGAGATCTGGTTTGCAGTCTCGTGGATTCTTGATCAGTTCCCCAAGTGGTTTCCCATTGATCGTGAAACTTATCTGGACCGTCTTTCTCTAAG GTATGAGAGGGAAGGTGAACCAAACCTGCTGTGTCCGGTAGATATCTTTGTCAGTACTGTGGATCCCTTGAAGGAACCTCCTCTGGTTACAGCCAATACGGTTCTATCTATTTTAGCAATGGACTACCCAGTTAACAAAATCTCATGTTACATATCTGATGATGGTGCTTCAATGCTTACCTTTGAAGCGCTATCAGAAACAGCAGAATTTGCTCGGAAGTGGGTTCCTTTCTGCAAGAAATTTTCTATAGAGCCCCGAGCACCAGAGATGTACTTCTCACTAAAAATTGATTACCTCAAGGACAAGGTCCAGCCAACATTTGTAAAGGAGCGCAGAGCTATGAAG AGAGAGTATGAAGAATTCAAGATTCGAATCAATGCACAAGTAGCAAAAGCACTGAAAGCTCCTGCAGAGGGGTGGATCATGAAAGATGGAACACCTTGGCCAGGAAACAACACAAAGGATCATCCAGGCATGATTCAAGTCTTTCTAGGACAAAGTGGAGGCCCTGATGCAGAAGGAAATGAGCTTCCTCGCCTTGTTTACGTTTCTCGTGAAAAGAGGCCTGGGTTCCAACATCACAAAAAAGCTGGTGCTATGAATGCACTG GTACGTGTATCTGCAGTCCTTACAAATGCTCCCTTCATGCTTAACTTGGATTGCGATCATTACCTGAACAACAGCAAGGCGGTCCGAGAGGCTATGTGTTTCTTGATGGATCCACAAATTGGCAGAAAGGTTTGCTATGTCCAATTTCCACAAAGATTCGATGGGATAGACAGGAGTGATAGATACGCAAACCGAAACACAGTCTTCTTTGAT ATTAACATGAAAGGTCTGGATGGAATACAAGGCCCAGTATATGTCGGCACAGGATGCGTCTTCAGGCGACAAGCTTTATATGGTTATGCACCTCCAAAGGGCCCCAAGCGCCCAAAGATGGTTAGCTGTGACTGTTGTCCATGCTTTGGACGTCGCAGAAAGCTTGAAAAATATTCTAAAGATGGCGTGAATGGAGACAGTATTCAAG GCTTTAATGATGATAAGGAGCTCCTGATGTCTGAAATGAACTTTGAAAAGAAATTCGGGAAATCAGCAATATTTGTAACTTCGACTTTGATGGTTGAAGGTGGCGTTCCACCTTCCTCTAGCCCCGCAGCCCTGCTAAAAGAAGCCATTCATGTAATCAGTTGTGGCTATGAAGATAAAACTGAATGGGGTTTGGAG TTGGGTTGGATCTACGGCTCAATTACAGAGGATATTCTAACAGGGTTCAAAATGCACTGTCGCGGGTGGAGGTCCATATACTGCATGCCAAAGAGGCCAGCTTTTAAAGGATCTGCTCCTATTAACCTGTCAGATCGTCTTAACCAGGTGCTACGTTGGGCTCTAGGGTCTGTTGAGATCTTTTTCAGTCGACATAGCCCTCTATGGTACGGTCACAAGGGCGGAAAACTTAAATGGCTAGAGAGGTTTGCTTATGTCAACACAACTGTCTATCCGTTCACCTCCATACCTCTGCTTGCCTACTGTACCCTCCCTGCTATCTGCCTCCTCACAGGAAAATTTATTATGCCAGAG ATAAGCACTTTTGCAAGTCTGTTTTTCATAGCTCTGTTTCTCTCGATCTTTACGACTGGCATCCTTGAGCTAAGGTGGAGTGGAGTGAGCATTGAGGAGTGGTGGAGGAATGAACAGTTTTGGGTAATAGGTGGTGTGTCTGCACATCTCTTTGCTGTTGTACAGGGGCTTCTGAAGATATTGGCGGGAATTGATACCAACTTTACTGTAACATCGAAAGCATCTGACGATGAGGATTTTGGGGAGCTATACGCTTTTAAGTGGACTACCCTCCTTATCCCTCCAACCACTCTTCTAGTCATTAACCTAGTTGGAGTTGTAGCTGGAATTTCTGATGCCATAAACAATGGATCCCAATCATGGGGTCCTTTATTTGGAAAGCTCTTCTTCGCCTTTTGGGTGATTGTACATCTCTACCCATTCCTAAAAGGTCTCATGGGTAAACAGAACAGGACACCTACAATTGTCATAATATGGTCTGTGCTATTGGCTTCTATTTTCTCTTTGCTTTGGGTCCGTATTGATCCATTTGTGTTAAAGACGAAGGGACCTGATGTTAAGCAATGCGGAATCAACTGCTGA
- the LOC108220217 gene encoding AUGMIN subunit 8, with translation MNACELDQGSHKHLMMETSRSPGGVAERNSESTRRSKTREVPSRYRSPSPSAGSGPKRCPSPGTTRKAVVSSASAPKRAVSAERRRPATPPSPPSPYTPVEDTAAVIQLASKKLVGNRLPEALWPSTMRSLSVSFQSDSFSLPVSKREKPVSHAPSDRTLKPSSNVAHKQSMTAPVSRKSTPERKRSPLKGRNSNHQSENSRPVDSLHGRPSDQHRWPSTTGGKVSSPSSTKRTDSGDRTMKALVQPQPGLAASSLRRMSLPNCLSKPLQTSPSDAMRLISSDGSGKIELEACPTEDNAPRIPNVVSTRSSERTKTVTPSVRAQSLPTSGARPASPNKMHVSSTSHSRGVSPSRTRAFTPSSARGVSPAPSRGVSPVPSRGVSPSPSRGVSPSPSRGASPSRTRPSSPSRQSSSSTSVLSYISDMKKGKKVASHIEDAHQLRVLYNKQLQWQYVNAQADAALYSQKVTSETALCNVWRTTSEMWESVAEKRVDLQNLRLKLKLNSVLKEQMAYLDRWPIIEKDHSCALSGAIKDLEASTLRLPVTEGARANIDTVKAALCSAVEVMQMTGNSICSVLSRVEGRNSLVSELAEVAAQERAMLDECEALLATTAAMQVEENSLRTHLLQLKHGFGEEHLIYDDY, from the exons ATGAATGCATGTGAGCTAGATCAAGGATCACATAAGCATTTGATGATGGAGACCTCCAGATCACCAGGAGGAGTGGCGGAGAGGAACAGTGAAAGCACGCGGCGGTCTAAGACAAGAGAAGTTCCTTCTAGGTACAGGTCGCCTAGTCCATCTGCAGGTTCTGGTCCTAAGCGCTGCCCTTCCCCGGGTACAACAAGAAAAGCAGTGGTTTCATCAGCGTCGGCTCCAAAGAGGGCTGTATCAGCCGAAAGGAGGAGGCCTGCtacaccaccgtcaccaccaagTCCATACACACCAGTAGAAGACACAGCAGCAGTTATACAATTGGCGTCAAAGAAGTTAGTGGGGAACCGGTTGCCAGAGGCTTTATGGCCTTCAACAATGCGAAGTCTCAGTGTTTCTTTCCAGTCAGATTCATTTTCTCTTCCTGTTAGTAAGAGAGAAAAACCAGTCTCTCATGCCCCATCAGACCGCACTTTGAAACCTTCATCAAATGTAGCACATAAACAGTCTATGACAGCTCCTGTTTCGCGGAAGTCTACACCAGAGAGAAAGAGAAGCCCTCTCAAAGGAAGGAATTCTAATCATCAATCAGAAAATTCTCGACCAGTGGATAGTTTACATGGTCGACCAAGTGATCAGCATCGATGGCCTAGCACGACAGGTGGTAAAGTATCATCCCCTTCTTCAACTAAACGAACTGATAGCGGTGATAGAACAATGAAAGCTCTAGTTCAACCTCAGCCAGGATTGGCCGCATCTTCTTTAAGGAGAATGTCGCTTCCTAATTGTTTAAGCAAACCTTTACAAACTTCCCCCAGTGATGCAATGAGGCTAATTTCATCTGATGGAAGTGGAAAGATAGAACTGGAGGCATGCCCCACTGAAGATAATGCACCTAGGATACCCAATGTTGTTTCTACAAGATCATCAGAAAGAACCAAAACAGTTACTCCATCTGTCCGGGCTCAGTCTTTACCCACTTCGGGGGCACGCCCTGCATCACCAAATAAAATGCATGTTTCATCAACCTCTCATTCAAGAGGTGTTAGTCCATCTCGAACAAGGGCCTTCACTCCTAGTTCAGCTAGAGGAGTCAGTCCGGCTCCATCTAGAGGAGTCAGTCCGGTTCCATCTAGGGGAGTAAGTCCGTCTCCATCCAGGGGAGTAAGTCCATCTCCATCTAGAGGAGCAAGTCCATCTCGGACTAGACCATCCAGCCCATCTAGGCAATCCAGCAGTTCAACATCTGTACTGAGTTACATCTCGGATATGAAAAAAGGAAAGAAGGTTGCAAGCCACATTGAAGATGCTCATCAATTACGGGTACTGTATAATAAGCAGTTGCAATGGCAATATGTCAATGCCCAAGCAGATGCTGCTCTATATTCACAGAAAGTAACATCAGAG ACAGCATTGTGCAATGTGTGGAGAACTACTTCTGAAATGTGGGAGTCAGTTGCTGAGAAGAGGGTCGATCTCCAAAATCTGAGGCTGAAGCTAAAGCTCAACTCAGTTCTGAAAGAACAA ATGGCATACCTTGACAGATGGCCAATTATTGAAAAAGATCATTCTTGTGCTCTATCTGGAGCTATCAAAGATTTAGAGGCAAGCACTCTCCGTCTTCCAGTCACTGAAGGAGCACGG GCAAATATTGATACTGTGAAGGCAGCCCTGTGCTCAGCTGTTGAAGTCATGCAGATGACAGGAAATTCCATCTGTTCAGTTCTTTCAAGG GTTGAAGGGAGGAATTCTCTGGTTTCAGAACTTGCTGAAGTAGCAGCACAGGAAAGAGCCATGCTCGATGAATGTGAAGCATTATTGGCAACTACAGCAGCTATGCAG GTGGAAGAAAATAGCCTTAGGACGCATCTCTTACAGTTAAAACACGGGTTTGGTGAAGAACATCTGATATACGACGACTACTAA
- the LOC108222770 gene encoding pentatricopeptide repeat-containing protein At4g30700 has protein sequence MINRALNNSATRNYLLNKINQCTNLSQLNQTHAQIIHNSLYNDLITVTKLTQKLCDFNAVCKASLLCSAVPNPDLFLCNVLIKGFSRNNLPEKCVSLYLGIRGGCDFEPDCYTYAFTVSACSQFSCEKMGMLVHGNAIVDGVVGDLFVGSCLVDMYLNFGKVGYACKVFDGIPERDAVLWNTMISGLVRKGWLEDGIRVFCDMVVRGSLFDSTTLAVVLSAAAELQELGAGMMVQGFSIKNGLDGHVYVLTGLISLYAKCGEMVPAKLLFEQIEQPDLVSYNAMISGFSSNCDIASAVSLFGGLLLSGEKVNSSTIVGLIPAHHPFGHLDLTWSIHGFSFKCGLVTNSSVSTALTTVYSRLNEIEYARKLFDESPTKSLESWNAMISGYAQNGLTETAISLFRNMQALGVTPNPVTFTSVLSACAQLGALSLGKWIHELISKEKFESNIYVSTALADMYAKCGSLEDAQRVIDMMPSKNAVTWNAMISAYGLHGHGHEALKLFREMLASGVAPTGVTFLSILYACSHAGLVSDGEKIFHEMVNDHGFEPLAEHYACMVDLLGRAGKLDKALEFIETMPYNAGPPVWGALLGACMIHKNTDLARVASDKLFELDPDSVGYRVLLSNIYSAEQNYPQAALVRRAVKKRNLAKTPGCTLIEVGKLPHVFTSSDQSHPQAESIYAMLEKLMGKMRNAGFQTETVMALHDVEEEEKELMVNVHSEKLAIAFGLISSEPGTEIRIFKNLRVCLDCHNFTKFASKITNRVIVVRDANRFHHFRDGVCSCGDYW, from the coding sequence ATGATAAACAGAGCACTGAACAACTCTGCAACACGCAACTATCTACTTAACAAGATCAACCAATGTACAAACCTGTCTCAACTCAACCAAACACACGCCCAAATCATTCACAACTCACTCTACAATGACTTGATCACTGTAACTAAACTGACCCAGAAGCTCTGTGACTTCAATGCTGTGTGTAAAGCTAGTTTGCTCTGTTCTGCAGTGCCGAATCCTGATCTTTTTCTGTGTAATGTGCTAATTAAGGGCTTTTCTAGGAATAATTTGCCTGAAAAATGTGTTTCTTTGTATTTGGGGATCAGGGGGGGTTGTGATTTTGAGCCTGATTGTTATACTTATGCGTTTACTGTGTCGGCTTGTTCGCAATTTAGTTGCGAAAAGATGGGAATGTTGGTTCATGGGAATGCAATTGTTGATGGGGTTGTGGGGGATTTGTTTGTGGGGTCTTGTCTTGTTGATATGTACTTGAATTTTGGGAAGGTGGGGTATGCTTGTAAGGTGTTTGATGGGATTCCTGAGAGGGATGCGGTGTTGTGGAATACGATGATTTCTGGGTTGGTGAGGAAGGGGTGGTTGGAGGATGGGATTAGGGTGTTTTGTGATATGGTTGTGAGGGGGAGTTTGTTTGATTCGACTACGTTGGCTGTGGTTCTTTCGGCGGCTGCTGAGTTGCAGGAGTTGGGGGCTGGGATGATGGTTCAGGGGTTTTCGATTAAGAATGGATTGGATGGGCATGTTTATGTTCTTACGGGGCTGATTTCTTTGTATGCGAAATGTGGAGAGATGGTGCCAGCGAAATTGTTGTTTGAGCAGATTGAGCAGCCGGATTTGGTATCTTATAATGCTATGATTTCTGGATTTTCTAGCAATTGTGATATTGCTTCTGCGGTGTCTCTTTTCGGTGGATTGCTTTTATCGGGGGAGAAGGTTAATTCAAGTACAATTGTTGGTTTAATACCAGCACATCATCCCTTCGGTCATCTAGATCTTACATGGTCAATTCATGGATTTAGTTTTAAATGTGGATTGGTTACAAATTCTTCAGTTTCGACTGCTTTGACTACTGTTTATAGTCGCCTAAATGAGATTGAATATGCAAGGAAGCTTTTTGATGAGTCCCCAACTAAAAGCTTAGAATCTTGGAATGCTATGATATCAGGTTATGCTCAAAATGGGCTAACAGAAACGGCAATATCCCTTTTCCGCAATATGCAAGCACTTGGAGTCACTCCAAATCCTGTAACCTTTACAAGCGTACTTTCGGCTTGTGCTCAACTTGGCGCTTTAAGCCTAGGAAAATGGATCCATGAATTAATAAGCAAAGAGAAGTTTGAGTCCAATATTTATGTGTCAACTGCATTAGCTGATATGTATGCGAAGTGTGGAAGTCTTGAAGATGCTCAGCGGGTAATTGACATGATGCCGAGTAAGAATGCAGTGACTTGGAATGCCATGATCTCAGCATATGGCCTCCATGGGCATGGGCACGAAGCTCTGAAACTGTTTCGAGAAATGTTGGCCTCTGGAGTTGCCCCAACTGGGGTCACCTTTCTTTCTATATTATATGCTTGCAGCCATGCAGGCTTGGTGAGTGACGGGGAGAAGATTTTTCACGAAATGGTTAATGATCATGGTTTTGAGCCTTTAGCGGAGCACTATGCTTGCATGGTAGACTTGCTTGGTCGTGCAGGTAAGCTAGATAAGGCTTTGGAGTTCATAGAGACGATGCCCTATAATGCAGGTCCTCCTGTCTGGGGGGCACTGCTCGGTGCTTGCATGATTCACAAGAACACTGACCTTGCACGGGTTGCTTCTGATAAGTTATTTGAGTTGGATCCTGATAGTGTTGGCTACCGTGTCCTACTCTCGAACATCTATTCAGCTGAACAGAACTATCCTCAGGCTGCCTTAGTTCGACGAGCAGTCAAAAAGAGAAATCTAGCAAAAACGCCAGGGTGCACTCTGATTGAGGTTGGTAAGTTACCGCATGTCTTCACATCTAGTGACCAGTCTCACCCCCAAGCAGAATCAATCTATGCAATGCTTGAAAAATTGATGGGTAAGATGAGGAATGCTGGATTTCAGACAGAGACTGTAATGGCACTTCATGATGTCGAGGAAGAAGAAAAGGAGCTAATGGTGAATGTTCATAGTGAAAAACTGGCCATTGCTTTTGGTCTTATATCTTCTGAGCCAGGAACAGAGATAAGAATATTCAAGAATCTTCGCGTTTGTTTAGACTGCCACAATTTTACGAAATTTGCATCCAAGATCACTAATAGAGTTATTGTTGTGAGGGATGCCAATAGGTTTCATCATTTCAGAGATGGTGTATGTTCTTGTGGAGACTATTGGTGA
- the LOC108223620 gene encoding uncharacterized protein LOC108223620, whose protein sequence is MSIVSKLITPLHFTLNPPNCSPKYPFSSFKPLTVQCGKRTKRTGKQRYPSEKRKLKLKTSDPLSVETKLDGFWRLSKLQVSVSDDPGKDFLGLCDALLQEIAKVIKFPVASMLPPEAFTVIRKSFDARKMQKEPTFVYTVEMDVSKLLRLEPRTWDFICELEPRTGLIDHMPYERVSGDLIGIINDSRNASEATDSVGSGNHSFPGGLHKVPTAEKPKVAVVGSGPSGLFAALVLAEFGADVTMMERGQAVEQRGRDIGALIVRRILQLDSNFCFGEGGAGTWSDGKLVTRIGRNSRSVQAVMKTLVRFGAPDSILVDGKPHLGTDRLIPLLRNFRQHLQELGVSIRFGTRVDDLLVENERVVGVNVSDSRESLLLDNQNLKYDAVVLAVGHSARDIYQMLLTHEVDIVPKDFSVGLRVEHPQELINSIQYSELSDEVLKGRGKVPVADYKIVDYVDGNNSSVTTKRSCYSFCMCPGGQVVLTSTKPSELCVNGMSFSRRSSKWANSALVVTVSAEDFSSLNFQGPLAGVDFQRELEQRAALLGGGNFVVPVQTVPDFLEKKLSASTLPSSSYRLGVKAANLHELFPSHITEALQHSILKFDQELPGFISNNALLHGVETRTSSPVQIPRNVETYECTSLKGLYPVGEGAGYAGGIVSAAVDGMFAGFALAKSLGLYQGSMESVLGKSQNAGVANY, encoded by the exons ATGTCAATTGTTTCCAAGCTCATAACCCCTCTTCACTTCACCTTAAACCCCCCAAATTGTAGTCCCAAATACCCATTCTCAAGCTTCAAGCCCCTCACTGTTCAGTGTGGTAAGAGGACTAAACGGACAGGAAAACAAAGGTACCCATCAGAGAAAAGGAagctgaagctgaaaacaagtgACCCACTTAGTGTTGAGACCAAACTTGATGGGTTTTGGAGGTTGTCTAAGCTCCAAGTTTCGGTTTCTGATGATCCTGGCAAAGATTTTCTTGGCCTTTGTGATGCTTTGCTTCAAGAAATTGCTAAAGTTATTAAATTCCCG GTTGCTTCCATGTTGCCACCAGAAGCCTTTACTGTCATTCGGAAATCTTTTGATGCTAGGAAG ATGCAGAAGGAACCAACCTTTGTGTATACAGTGGAGATGGATGTTAGCAAACTGCTAAGATTAGAACCACGTACTTGGGACTTCATCTGTGAGTTGGAACCAAGAACGGGGCTAATAGATCATATGCCTTATGAAAGAGTTTCTGGTGATTTAATTGGCATAATAAATGACAGTAGAAATGCCAGTGAAGCTACTGATTCTGTAGGAAGTGGAAACCACAGTTTCCCGGGAGGGTTACACAAGGTCCCAACTGCTGAGAAGCCAAAAGTTGCAGTGGTCGGTAGTGGGCCATCAGGCTTGTTTGCAGCTCTGGTCCTTGCAGAATTTGGTGCTGATGTAACCATGATGGAAAGGGGTCAAGCAGTTGAACAGAGGGGTCGTGATATCGGTGCATTGATAGTTCGGCGAATTTTACAACTGGACAGCAATTTTTGCTTTGGGGAG GGTGGTGCAGGTACTTGGAGTGATGGAAAATTAGTCACAAGAATTGGAAGGAACAGTAGGAGTGTACAGGCG GTTATGAAAACTTTGGTTCGTTTTGGAGCTCCTGACAGTATCTTAGTTGATGGAAAACCACACTTGGGAACTGACAGATTGATTCCACTACTTCGCAATTTTCGCCAGCATCTACAGGAATTGGGG GTCTCTATCCGGTTTGGAACGAGGGTAGATGATCTGCTTGTAGAAAATGAGCGTGTTGTGGGAGTCAATgtttctgattcaagagaaagCTTGCTACTGGATAACCAGAATTTGAAATATGATGCAGTTGTTCTCGCAGTGGGGCATTCAGCACGTGATATATACCAAATGCTTCTTACTCATGAGGTGGACATAGTTCCGAAAGATTTTTCC GTTGGTCTGCGGGTTGAGCATCCTCAGGAACTAATAAACAGCATTCAG TACTCTGAATTATCTGATGAGGTTCTTAAAGGACGTGGAAAAGTACCAGTTGCTGATTACAAAATTGTTGATTATGTTGATGGAAATAATAGCTCAGTGACAACTAAGCGTAGTTGTTACTCGTTCTGCATGTGTCCTGGTGGGCag GTTGTTCTTACCAGTACCAAGCCATCAGAACTCTGTGTTAATGGCATGTCTTTTTCTCGACGTTCATCTAAATGGGCGAATTCTGCTCTTGTGGTTACCGTCTCAGCAGAGGATTTCAGTTCCCTTAATTTTCAGGGACCTCTTGCAGGAGTTGACTTTCAG AGGGAACTTGAGCAGAGAGCAGCTTTACTGGGTGGTGGCAATTTCGTAGTCCCCGTGCAAACTGTTCCTGATTTTCTGGAGAAAAAGTTGTCAG CAAGTACATTACCGTCATCAAGTTATCGCTTAGGAGTGAAGGCAGCAAATCTCCATGAATTGTTTCCTTCTCATATTACAGAGGCACTGCAGCACTCGATTTTAAAGTTCGACCAAGAG TTACCTGGATTCATTTCCAACAATGCTCTTCTTCATGGAGTAGAG ACGAGAACCAGTTCTCCAGTCCAGATACCCCGAAATGTAGAGACTTACGAGTGCACATCATTAAAAGGCCTCTACCCAGTTGGCGAAGGTGCAGGTTACGCCGGTGGAATTGTTAGTGCAGCAGTTGATGGCATGTTCGCTGGTTTCGCACTGGCAAAAAGTTTAGGCCTGTACCAGGGCAGCATGGAATCAGTTTTGGGCAAGTCACAGAATGCTGGTGTTGCAAATTACTGA